A region from the Lolium perenne isolate Kyuss_39 chromosome 4, Kyuss_2.0, whole genome shotgun sequence genome encodes:
- the LOC127294231 gene encoding transcription termination factor MTERF8, chloroplastic — protein sequence MFPSFCRRRLLLRIPGEATNLLQSMSIHLAHSSYSSTAVSRVPSSDLCPATVSYLISCGLSPAAAATTATTQRIRIVSPDKVHAVCSLLRDYGFADADIVRTVRSAPSILVADPERILRPKLDFFAALRFEPRKLAAAPCLLVHSLDKNIVPSVQFIRGIVGSDDQLRRGFSRVPWALAVDVDRSMRPAVESLRRCGLDDAAISKLLVIQMGVLMASPDRISEIFQELKAVGMCTSDSRFLYCFSAMCSLKRGAWRRKLAFFHSFGLSEGEVIKAFKTQPMLFLSSDETIKKKLRFLLDEVKLGVSDVIAQPVILSYSLENCILPRCAVLSVLMKEGKIPRDIKLLPALLGSSTVFSTRYVVRHADHVPDVVKAYEGKIKFQGFRHDT from the coding sequence ATGTTCCCCTCCTTCTgccggcggcggctcctcctccgcATCCCCGGCGAAGCCACTAACCTCCTCCAGTCCATGTCCATCCATCTCGCCCACAGCAGCTACTCCTCAACCGCCGTCTCCCGTGTACCCAGCTCCGACCTCTGCCCAGCCACCGTCTCCTACCTCATCTCCTGCGGcctctcccccgccgccgccgccaccacggcCACCACTCAAAGGATCCGCATCGTTTCCCCCGACAAGGTGCACGCCGTGTGCTCCCTCCTCAGAGACTACGGCTTCGCCGACGCGGACATCGTCCGGACGGTGCGCAGCGCCCCGTCCATCCTCGTCGCCGACCCCGAACGGATCCTCCGCCCCAAGCTCGACTTCTTCGCCGCCCTCCGCTTCGAGCCCCGCAAGCTCGCCGCCGCGCCTTGCCTCCTCGTGCACAGCCTCGATAAGAACATCGTCCCGTCCGTCCAGTTCATCCGCGGcatcgtcggcagcgacgaccagCTCCGCCGCGGCTTCTCCCGCGTCCCCTGGGCCCTCGCGGTGGACGTCGACAGAAGCATGCGCCCCGCCGTGGAATCCCTCCGCCGCTGCGGCCTCGACGACGCGGCCATCTCCAAGCTCCTCGTCATCCAGATGGGCGTGCTCATGGCGTCGCCGGATCGCATCAGCGAAATCTTCCAGGAACTCAAGGCGGTCGGTATGTGCACCTCGGACTCGCGCTTCCTCTACTGCTTCAGCGCGATGTGCAGCCTTAAGAGGGGCGCGTGGCGGCGGAAGCTTGCATTTTTCCACAGCTTCGGGCTGTCGGAGGGTGAGGTGATCAAGGCCTTCAAGACGCAGCCCATGCTGTTTCTTTCCTCAGACGAGACCATAAAAAAGAAGCTCCGGTTCTTGCTGGACGAGGTCAAGCTTGGAGTAAGCGATGTGATTGCCCAGCCTGTGATTCTGTCCTATAGCCTGGAGAACTGCATCCTGCCAAGGTGCGCCGTGCTGAGTGTGTTGATGAAGGAGGGCAAGATCCCGAGAGATATCAAGTTGCTTCCAGCATTGCTTGGTAGTTCCACGGTTTTCTCGACCAGATATGTAGTGAGGCATGCTGATCATGTGCCAGATGTTGTTAAGGCGTACGAGGGTAAGATCAAATTCCAAGGATTCAGACATGACACATGA